In Actinomycetota bacterium, the sequence CTCGGTTGCACCAGCGTGATCCTGCGCGAGCTCGACCTCGCCGAGCTGGTCCGCCTGTTCGGGGCGGAGCGGATCACCCACGCGTTCTTGGTACCCGCCGTGCTGCAGTTCATGCTGATGCTGCCCGGCGTGGAGGACGCCGACTTCTCCAGCCTGCGGGTGTTCGCGTACGGCGCCTCGCCGATCAGCGAGGACGTCCTCAGCCGCAGCGTGAAGCTGCTCGGGTGCAAGTTCTGGCAGGTCTACGGGCTGACCGAGACCACCGGGACGGTGGTCAACCTGCCCCCGCAGGACCACGACCCCGACGGGCCGAACAAGCACCGCTTGCGCAGCTGCGGGCTGCCCGGGCCCGGGGTGGAGCTGCGCATCGTCGCCGCGGACGGCACCGAGGTGCCCGGCGGGGAGATCGGCGAGATCTGGGTGCGCTCGCCACAGGTGATGCGCGGCTACTGGAACATGCCCGAGGAGACGGCCCAGGCGATCACCCCCGAAGGCTGGTTCCGCACCGGCGACGCCGGCTACCTCGACGCCGACGGGTACCTGTACATCCACGACCGGGTCAAGGACATGATCGTCTCCGGCGGCGAGAACATCTACCCGGCCGAGGTCGAGAACGCGCTGATGGGGCACCCCGCTGTGGCCGACGTCGCGGTGATCGGGGTGCCCGACGACAAGTGGGGCGAGACCCCGAAGGCGATCGTGGTGCGGGCTCCGGGCACCGATCCGACTCCGCAGGAGCTGATCGAGTACTGCCGCTCGCAGCTCGCGAAGTACAAGTGCCCGACGACCGTCGACTGGGCCGACGTGCTGCCGCGCAACCCGAGCGGCAAGGTGCTGCGCAAGGATTTGCGCGCCCCCTACTGGGAGGGCCGCACCCGCCAGGTGAACTGATCCTCCTCGCCCGGTGTGACGCATGCTCGCCCGTGTCGCGGTAATCGGGACCTAGGTCCCTTACACCCAGGCGTGCCCAGCCCGGACAATCGCCGAACGGGCGCAGGCTCGCTTCACGAGGGGATGGGGGTTCAATGACGGTGCACCGCACCTACGACGCCGTCGTCATCGGCGCCGGCCACAACGGTCTCTGTCTGGCCGCGTACCTGGCCCGCTCGGGCCTGCGCACGGCGGTGGTCGAGCGCCGGCACGAAGAGGGCGGGGGAGCGAACACCGAGGAGCCGCTGCTGCCCGGGTTCCGCTTCAACCTCCACGCCCAGTACATGGAGTTCTTCGACATCATGCCGATGGTCAAGGACTTCGACCTCGAATCGCTCGGGCTGCGCACGGTGATGCCCGAGGCCCAGGCCGGCATCGCGTTCGGTGACGGGCGGCCGCCGATCGTCTTGCACCGCCCCGACCTGCTCGATCGCACCCACGCCAGCATCGCCCGCTACTCCAAGTCCGACGCCGACACGTACGTGGAGCTGAAGAAGCGGGCGATGATGCTGGAGCAGATGCTCGCCGTCGGGCTGTACAACCCCCCGGCGCCGGCAGACCCGGCTGCCCAGGAGATGCTGGTCGAAGCCGCGTTCGGCGATCTCGGCGTCTCGGGCCACTTCGTCGCCAAGTCGGCGAAGAACGTCATCGACGAGCTGTTCGAGTGCCCGGAGCTGCGCGCGCTCATGTACCGGACCACCGTCGAGTGGGGCTACCCGGTGGACACCGCCGGGATGGGCGCCGGCTTCCTGACGTTCGTGATGTGGACGATGGGCAACTGGAAGCTGGCTCTCGGCGGCACCCATACGCTGGCCAAGGCGATGACGCAGGCCTGCTACCGCGAGGGCGTCGACCTGATCGAGAACACCGCCGTCGAGAGCGTGCTCGTGGAAGACGGCCGGGCGGTCGGGGTCAGCACGCGCAGCGGCGACATCCGCGCCGAGGTCTGCGTGGCGTCGAACGCCGACCTGCAACAGACGATGCTCGACCTCGTCGGCAAGGATCACCTGTCCGATCTGTGGAGGAAGCGTTCCGAGGCCTTCCGCTACGGCCCGAGCCATGTGCTCGGCACGCCGATGTTCTGCCTGATCGACGCACCGCGTTACCTGTCCGCGCGCCACGATCCGGAGATCGACCGCTGCTTCTACACCGTGGTCGGCTTCGACGGGCCCGTCGACATGGCGCACTACATCCGCGACTCCTACGGCGGCAGGTTGCCCGAGCCCGGCGCCGGGACGTGGGTGAACAGCCTGTGGGACCGCTCCCAGGCGCCGCCCGGACGGCACGCGGCGACCGGCTGGTACTTCTTCCCACCGGCCAGCGCGCTGAGCGCGCAGGAATGGACGGAGGTGCGCGAGACCTACAACGACCGCTTCCTCGCCAAGTGGCGCGAAGCCGCGCCGAACATGACCCCGGCGAACGTGCTCGCCCATCGGCTGTACACGCCGGACCAGATGGAGCACAAGAACAAGATGCGCGAGGGCGACTTCTCGAACGGCGAGTTCGCCCCCGACCAGCTCGGGACGAACCGCCCGTTCCCAGAGGCGTCGAACTACCGCACCGAGATCGAGGGTCTCTACCTGTGCGGCCCCTCGGCATACCCAGGCGGCGGGATCCACGCCGCCTGCGGCTACAACGCGTACAAGGCGATCGCCGCCGACCACCAGCTCGCCAGCCCCGTCGTGAGCGAGCGGGGCTACTGATGCCCGACGCCTACAGCTCCGAGTGGTACGAGGCCGTGCGCGCGGCGATCAACACCCGCGTGGCGACCATGTCGTCGTTGCCGGAAGGCACCTGGCACGTGGCGGTCGACATCGAGGGCGACGGCGTGTCGCCCTACGTCAGTGATGCCGGTTCGAGGCACTTCCTGATCCGGATCGAGGACGGCCACTGCGCCTGGTACCGCGAAGAAGACGGTCCGGCGCAGAGCAGTCCCGAGCTGCGCCTCGACTACCGCTTCGTCGGCCCCGCCGCCGTGTTCGACGACATCGTCGCCGGCCGAATCGACCCGATCGACGCCGCCCTGCGCGGCAACATCAAGGTGAAAGGTGACATGCGCTTCTTGATGCGCCAGGCCGAGCACGTGCAAGTGCTCCTCGACGCGTACGTGAACGGTGTCGACACCAACTGGCCGAAGGGGGCGCCTCCCTATGCGTGACACATGCGACGTGATCGTCATCGGTGCCGGCCACAACGGGCTCACCCTCGGCGCGTACCTGGCCCGCAGCGGGCTCGACGTGCTGGTGCTCGAGCGCCGCCACGAAGAGGGCGGCGGATTGTGCACCGAGGAGCTGACCGGTGCCGGCTTCCTGCACAACATCCACGCCAACTACCACACGTTCGTCGACCTCGCCCCGCCCGTACGCGACCTCGACGTACGCGGGCACGGTGTCGAGTACGTGCGCCCCGAGGTGCAGATGGCGTCGATCTTCGACGACGGCACCGCGTTGACCGTGCACACCGACCTCGAGAAGACGATTGCGTCGATGGCCCGCTTCAGCGAGCGCGACGCCGAGACGTTCCGTCGCCTGCACGCCGAGGCCCACGGCTACGTCGAGCTTCTCCTCGGAACCCTCATGTACCAGCCGCCGATGTCGGTGAAGGAGCTGACCAGGGCTCTCGCCGCCTTCGGCGTGGAAGACCGCTCGGAGTTCTTGTCGGTGAAGCTGCGCCGGGAGACGATCAACGACTTCCTCGACCAGCACTTCACCCACCCGAAGGTGAAGGTGCACCTCGCGTTCCACGCGGCCGTGTGCGGGTACACGAACGACGTCGCCGGCCTGGCGATCGGCTTCCCGTTGCTGATCGGGAAGATGGACAACTGGCACCTGTGCGTCGGCGGCTCCCACCGCCTCGCCCACGCGCTGTGGCGGGATCTGGCCCAGCACGGCGGCGTGATGGTGAGCGACGCCGAGGTGGCCACGGTGGTGGTCGAATCGGGCCGCGCGGTGGGGGTGCAGCTCACGAGCGGCGAGCAGATCACCGCCCGGCGGGCGGTGTGCTCGACGGTGGCCGTGGAGCAGACGTTCCTCGACTTCGTCGACCCGAGCCACCTGAGCGCCGAGTTCCGCGAGCGTGTCGCTACCAAGGTGGTGCACAAGGACTGGACGTTGTTCTCGGTCCACGCGGCGATGAGCGCACTGCCCGAGTACGAGGCGGCGGCGTTCGATCCCGACGTGAACCGGGCCTGGGTGGTGAACCTCGGCTACGCCTCGCCGGCCGACCTCGACGTCGACTGGCGCCTGATCCGCGACGGCAAACTGCCCGATCCGCGCCCGAACGCGGCGGTGAACTCGCTCTACGACCCCACCGACGCACCGGTGGGCTACTACACCGGGCTGCTGCGCCAGTTCGCCCCCTTCGCGGTGAACGGGGCAGGAGCCGGGGAGTGGGAGACGCTCGGGCGGTGGTACGGGCAGCGATGCCTCGACGCCTGGCGCTCGTTCGCCCCCAACCTCACCGGCGACGTCATCCTCGACTGGGTGCCGTTCACACCCCTCGACATCTCCCGCAAGATGGTCAACATGATCGGCGGCGACTGGATGATGGGCGAGGTGTCGCTCGCCAACATGCTCGACCAGCGGCCGTTGCCCGAGCTCGGCCAGTACCGCACCCCGATCGAGGGCCTGTACATGGCCGGGTCCACGCAGCACCCCCACGGGTTCATCACGTTCGGCCCGGCGTACAACGCGCTGCAGATAATCGCCGACGACCTCGGCATTGATCCCTGGTGGAGAGACGTGTGAGAGATGCTCCCGCCGTCGTGCTGTCCGACGGCGACGAGTCCTCCGGCTTGGCGACGATGCTCGCCGAACTGCTGGAGGCGAACTTGCGCGACTTCCGTGGCCGGCGGAGGGTGGCGACACTCGTGCGCGGCGACGTCGTGCTCACGGCTGCCGATCGCGCGATGTCGGTGACGCTCTCGTTCGGG encodes:
- a CDS encoding fatty acid--CoA ligase produces the protein MTAPAIASVAEIVRVHGTQRPEHTALVLGERRMPWAELYERAQRVANGLAAEGGVGPEDRIGFLDKNGIEHFEAFYGAALLNAVCVDVNWRLAAPEVEYILNDAQVKVLVVGAEFVPILDAIAPNLVTARLVLVIGAHDGYESWDDWVARQPAGDPGITASLDDVAFQLYSSGTTGRPKGVMLTNSNFFGLLPMAEEMWELDADSVNLVAMPLFHIGGGGWATAGMYLGCTSVILRELDLAELVRLFGAERITHAFLVPAVLQFMLMLPGVEDADFSSLRVFAYGASPISEDVLSRSVKLLGCKFWQVYGLTETTGTVVNLPPQDHDPDGPNKHRLRSCGLPGPGVELRIVAADGTEVPGGEIGEIWVRSPQVMRGYWNMPEETAQAITPEGWFRTGDAGYLDADGYLYIHDRVKDMIVSGGENIYPAEVENALMGHPAVADVAVIGVPDDKWGETPKAIVVRAPGTDPTPQELIEYCRSQLAKYKCPTTVDWADVLPRNPSGKVLRKDLRAPYWEGRTRQVN
- a CDS encoding NAD(P)/FAD-dependent oxidoreductase, giving the protein MTVHRTYDAVVIGAGHNGLCLAAYLARSGLRTAVVERRHEEGGGANTEEPLLPGFRFNLHAQYMEFFDIMPMVKDFDLESLGLRTVMPEAQAGIAFGDGRPPIVLHRPDLLDRTHASIARYSKSDADTYVELKKRAMMLEQMLAVGLYNPPAPADPAAQEMLVEAAFGDLGVSGHFVAKSAKNVIDELFECPELRALMYRTTVEWGYPVDTAGMGAGFLTFVMWTMGNWKLALGGTHTLAKAMTQACYREGVDLIENTAVESVLVEDGRAVGVSTRSGDIRAEVCVASNADLQQTMLDLVGKDHLSDLWRKRSEAFRYGPSHVLGTPMFCLIDAPRYLSARHDPEIDRCFYTVVGFDGPVDMAHYIRDSYGGRLPEPGAGTWVNSLWDRSQAPPGRHAATGWYFFPPASALSAQEWTEVRETYNDRFLAKWREAAPNMTPANVLAHRLYTPDQMEHKNKMREGDFSNGEFAPDQLGTNRPFPEASNYRTEIEGLYLCGPSAYPGGGIHAACGYNAYKAIAADHQLASPVVSERGY
- a CDS encoding SCP2 sterol-binding domain-containing protein; this translates as MPDAYSSEWYEAVRAAINTRVATMSSLPEGTWHVAVDIEGDGVSPYVSDAGSRHFLIRIEDGHCAWYREEDGPAQSSPELRLDYRFVGPAAVFDDIVAGRIDPIDAALRGNIKVKGDMRFLMRQAEHVQVLLDAYVNGVDTNWPKGAPPYA
- a CDS encoding NAD(P)/FAD-dependent oxidoreductase, giving the protein MRDTCDVIVIGAGHNGLTLGAYLARSGLDVLVLERRHEEGGGLCTEELTGAGFLHNIHANYHTFVDLAPPVRDLDVRGHGVEYVRPEVQMASIFDDGTALTVHTDLEKTIASMARFSERDAETFRRLHAEAHGYVELLLGTLMYQPPMSVKELTRALAAFGVEDRSEFLSVKLRRETINDFLDQHFTHPKVKVHLAFHAAVCGYTNDVAGLAIGFPLLIGKMDNWHLCVGGSHRLAHALWRDLAQHGGVMVSDAEVATVVVESGRAVGVQLTSGEQITARRAVCSTVAVEQTFLDFVDPSHLSAEFRERVATKVVHKDWTLFSVHAAMSALPEYEAAAFDPDVNRAWVVNLGYASPADLDVDWRLIRDGKLPDPRPNAAVNSLYDPTDAPVGYYTGLLRQFAPFAVNGAGAGEWETLGRWYGQRCLDAWRSFAPNLTGDVILDWVPFTPLDISRKMVNMIGGDWMMGEVSLANMLDQRPLPELGQYRTPIEGLYMAGSTQHPHGFITFGPAYNALQIIADDLGIDPWWRDV